In Sulfitobacter guttiformis, the genomic stretch TCGCCGATGTTCTGCCACCACAGCTGAGCCAGCTTTGGATAGTCAGGAACGTTGGTGCCGGTTGGCGACCATTGAACCCGTGCTGGTGAGCGGTAGAATTCGATCAAACCACCCAGTTTTGGCGCACGCTCGGTAAAGCTTTCGTGCTGGATCGTAGATTCACGAATGAATGTCAGACCAACATGGCTTTTCTTCACGTCGACAGTCTTGGAAGTCACGAACTGCGCATAGAGCCACGCAGCCTGAGCACGATCCACTGGCGTGGATTCCATCAGCGTCCATGAACCGGCATCTTGGTAGCCGATCTTGGTGCCTTCAGTCCAATATGCACCATGTGGCGAAGGTGCCATGCGCCATTTCGGCGTGCCATCTTCGTTCATCACGGGCAAATCAGGCTCTACAGACGCGGCGGTAAAGGCCGTGTACCAGAACATCTGCTGTGCAACGTTACCCTGCGCAGGAATTGGGCCTGCCTCAGAGAAGGTCATACCAGCAGCAGCCGGAGGAGAGTATTTTTCCAACCATTCGATCGCTTTGGTTACAGCATAGACTGCTGCTGGACCGTTTGTGGCACCGCCACGCGCGACACAAGAGCCAACGGGTTGCGATTTTTCGTTGACGCGGATGCCCCATTCGTCAACTGGCAGGCCGTTCGGCTCACCAACGTCGCCAGCTCCAGCCATGGAAAGCCACGCATCAGTATAGCGCCAACCCAAAGATGGGTCTTTCTTGCCGTAGTCCATGTTGCCAAAGACTTCGCCCTCTACACCAAGGCGTGAAAGGTCACGACCGGTAAAGAATTCAGCGATGTCCTCATACGCAGACCAGTTGACCGGAACGCCCAGATCGTAGCCATATTTGGCTTTGAAGTCCGCTTTGTTCTGTTCGTCGTTGAACCAATCGTACCGAAACCAGTAAAGGTTCGCGAACTGTTGGTCTGGCAATTGATAGACCTTGCCATCCGGACCCGTGGTAAATGACAGACCGATGAAGTCGGCCAAATCAAGGTTCGGGTTGGTCACCGCAGCGCCTTCACCAGCCATCCAGTCGGTCAGGTTCCGCGCCTGCTTGTAGCGCCAGTGCGTGCCGATCAGATCAGAGTCATTGATATAGGCGTCATAGATGTTTTCGCCCGACTGCATTTGGGTTTGCAACTTTTCAACAACGTCGCCTTCACCAATCAGGTCATGTGTAACCTTGATGCCGGTTATGGCCTCGAAGGCAGGTGCCAGAACGGTGGACTCGTATGTGTGAGTACCGATCGTCTCGGACACGACGTTGATCGACATACCAGCGTAAGGGGCTGCAGCGTCGACAAAAAACTGCAGTTCAGCTTCTTGATCAGCACGAGACAGCGTCGAAAGTTCCCCGATTTCGCTATCAAGGAATGCCTTGGCGGCATCCATATCAGCGAAGGCAGGTGCGGCAAGCATGCAAGCAGCAAGGCCTATCGCAGTGGTTCCTTTAAGTCGCAAGTTCATTAT encodes the following:
- a CDS encoding ABC transporter substrate-binding protein; this encodes MNLRLKGTTAIGLAACMLAAPAFADMDAAKAFLDSEIGELSTLSRADQEAELQFFVDAAAPYAGMSINVVSETIGTHTYESTVLAPAFEAITGIKVTHDLIGEGDVVEKLQTQMQSGENIYDAYINDSDLIGTHWRYKQARNLTDWMAGEGAAVTNPNLDLADFIGLSFTTGPDGKVYQLPDQQFANLYWFRYDWFNDEQNKADFKAKYGYDLGVPVNWSAYEDIAEFFTGRDLSRLGVEGEVFGNMDYGKKDPSLGWRYTDAWLSMAGAGDVGEPNGLPVDEWGIRVNEKSQPVGSCVARGGATNGPAAVYAVTKAIEWLEKYSPPAAAGMTFSEAGPIPAQGNVAQQMFWYTAFTAASVEPDLPVMNEDGTPKWRMAPSPHGAYWTEGTKIGYQDAGSWTLMESTPVDRAQAAWLYAQFVTSKTVDVKKSHVGLTFIRESTIQHESFTERAPKLGGLIEFYRSPARVQWSPTGTNVPDYPKLAQLWWQNIGDAMSGAKTPQEALDALCADQEKVLIRLERSGVQGDLGPVMNEEKDPEYWLSQPGSPKAKLDNEDEAPVTISYDELIKSWQ